From a single Nitrospirae bacterium CG2_30_53_67 genomic region:
- a CDS encoding Sec-independent protein translocase TatA: MFGLGWMELLIILVIVLVLFGAGKLPEIGTSIGKGIKNFKKATKGEDEIDVTPEKEKKIETENKK; the protein is encoded by the coding sequence ATGTTCGGATTGGGATGGATGGAGCTCTTGATCATCCTTGTCATCGTATTGGTTCTTTTCGGCGCAGGGAAGCTTCCTGAGATCGGGACCAGCATAGGAAAAGGGATCAAGAATTTTAAAAAAGCCACCAAAGGCGAAGATGAAATCGATGTGACCCCGGAGAAAGAAAAAAAGATTGAGACTGAGAATAAGAAATAG